In Blastopirellula sp. J2-11, a single genomic region encodes these proteins:
- a CDS encoding shikimate kinase, translating into MNLALVGFRGVGKSHVARLLGERLGWPVVDADVELQRRAQRTIAQIFAADGEPAFRDLETAVIADLMQQDQQVIALGGGAVLRAENRAAIQTSSYTVWLTAAAETILDRISADAATAAQRPRLTDATPLAEIEHLLQIREPLYRETADVIVDTQQQTPEEVAWEIYQFFAPLIESAS; encoded by the coding sequence ATGAATCTGGCGCTGGTGGGATTTCGCGGAGTCGGCAAATCGCATGTCGCCCGGCTGCTGGGCGAGCGTCTTGGTTGGCCAGTCGTCGACGCCGATGTCGAGCTTCAGCGACGCGCGCAGCGCACGATCGCTCAGATTTTCGCTGCCGACGGCGAACCGGCGTTTCGTGATCTGGAAACAGCCGTGATTGCCGATCTGATGCAGCAAGATCAGCAAGTCATTGCGCTCGGCGGCGGCGCCGTGTTGCGTGCGGAGAATCGAGCCGCGATCCAGACGAGCAGCTATACGGTTTGGCTGACCGCCGCTGCCGAAACGATCTTGGACCGCATCTCGGCGGATGCGGCGACCGCGGCGCAGCGTCCCCGTTTGACCGACGCGACGCCGCTGGCGGAGATCGAACACTTGTTGCAGATTCGTGAGCCGTTGTATCGAGAAACGGCCGATGTGATCGTCGATACCCAGCAGCAGACGCCAGAAGAGGTTGCTTGGGAGATCTACCAATTTTTCGCTCCTTTGATCGAGTCGGCGTCTTAA
- a CDS encoding elongation factor G has protein sequence MSTRLEASVRDIVLCGHGSSGKTSLIDRILETTHEVEGRHSVDDGTSVTDFEPEEKLHHYSVEAALAHFRHRGVRFNCIDAPGYPDFIGQTISAIRGADTAVIVIDAHAGIAVNTRRVFAEAERAGLGRIIVVNKMDIDNVDYPSLLDSIRQTFGSQCIPFNVPCAKDGHFDRVVGVMDDGAETSGALVDPRSYREPLVEAAIEADETWMERYFDGQVPSRGELADLIPRAVAAGVLVPIVSCSIKTGVGFAELLDAMVVCSVPPSLMHRSALGPDGEPIELTGDPSGPLAAQVFQTRIDPFVQKLSYIRVYNGTLHKDDTIHLNNGSRKGVKLGQLLEVQGSELRPVDEAQPGDIVAVAKIEDLHTGVNEGDLKLPDINFPEPMVGVAIRPKSRNDEAKLAAALHKLVEEDQTVRVEHDPQTHEVVLRGMSDLHLCLLQERLARRDHVEIETHEPKIPYRETIMREAEGSYRHKKQTGGRGQFAEVHIRMFPLPRGTDVEQFATKSRFPHMKRRHYHSDFNFLWIDSVVGGAIPGNFMPAIEKGFLERLNQGVLAGCQIQNVGVEVYFGKFHPVDSSETAFKIAGSKVLRDVFKLAHPVLLEPMADLEITVPESNMGDVYSDLSTRRGQVMGAQNASPGYQTVSAVAPLSEVMSYARTLSSMTGGQGSYNMRFSHYDAAPPNLQETILRQSGQVEEDDS, from the coding sequence ATGTCTACCCGTCTTGAGGCAAGCGTTCGCGATATTGTGTTGTGCGGTCATGGTTCGTCTGGCAAAACGAGCCTGATTGACCGCATTCTCGAAACGACTCACGAAGTCGAAGGCCGCCATAGTGTCGATGACGGCACCAGCGTCACCGACTTTGAACCTGAAGAAAAGCTGCACCACTATTCGGTCGAAGCGGCGCTTGCTCACTTCCGCCATCGCGGGGTTCGTTTTAACTGCATCGACGCTCCCGGCTATCCCGACTTTATCGGGCAAACCATCTCGGCCATCCGCGGCGCCGACACGGCCGTGATTGTGATTGACGCGCATGCCGGCATCGCCGTCAACACGCGTCGCGTCTTTGCCGAAGCCGAGCGTGCCGGGCTGGGACGAATCATCGTCGTTAACAAAATGGACATCGATAACGTCGACTATCCGTCCTTGCTCGATTCGATTCGTCAAACGTTTGGTTCGCAGTGTATCCCCTTCAACGTTCCCTGCGCTAAGGATGGGCACTTCGATCGCGTCGTCGGCGTAATGGATGACGGGGCCGAAACAAGCGGCGCCTTGGTCGATCCTCGCTCTTATCGAGAACCGCTGGTCGAAGCGGCGATCGAAGCGGACGAAACCTGGATGGAGCGTTACTTTGACGGCCAAGTCCCCAGTCGGGGCGAATTGGCCGATTTGATTCCTCGCGCCGTCGCCGCCGGCGTCTTGGTTCCGATCGTCAGTTGTTCAATCAAGACCGGGGTCGGATTCGCCGAACTGCTTGACGCGATGGTCGTTTGCTCGGTTCCTCCGTCGCTGATGCATCGCAGCGCCTTGGGGCCCGATGGAGAGCCGATCGAACTAACCGGCGATCCCAGCGGACCTTTGGCGGCGCAGGTTTTCCAAACGCGGATCGATCCCTTTGTACAAAAGCTGTCGTACATCCGGGTCTACAACGGCACGCTGCACAAAGACGACACGATTCACTTGAACAACGGCAGTCGTAAAGGAGTGAAGCTTGGCCAGTTGCTGGAAGTGCAGGGCTCCGAGCTACGTCCGGTCGATGAAGCGCAACCCGGCGATATCGTCGCCGTCGCCAAGATCGAAGACTTGCATACCGGCGTCAATGAAGGAGACCTGAAACTGCCGGATATCAATTTCCCCGAACCGATGGTCGGCGTCGCGATTCGCCCGAAGAGTCGCAACGACGAGGCGAAACTGGCGGCGGCGTTGCACAAGCTGGTCGAAGAAGATCAAACGGTCCGTGTCGAGCATGATCCGCAAACGCACGAAGTGGTGCTGCGCGGGATGAGCGATTTGCATCTTTGCCTGCTGCAAGAGCGACTCGCGCGGCGCGATCATGTGGAGATCGAAACGCACGAGCCGAAGATTCCCTATCGCGAAACGATCATGCGCGAAGCGGAAGGTTCGTATCGGCACAAAAAACAGACCGGCGGCCGCGGGCAATTTGCCGAAGTGCATATCCGCATGTTTCCGCTGCCGCGTGGAACCGATGTAGAGCAGTTCGCCACGAAGTCTCGTTTTCCCCATATGAAGCGCCGGCACTATCACTCGGACTTCAACTTCCTGTGGATTGATTCGGTCGTGGGAGGAGCGATCCCAGGTAACTTTATGCCGGCGATCGAAAAAGGATTTCTAGAACGGCTGAACCAAGGAGTCTTGGCCGGCTGCCAGATTCAAAACGTCGGCGTCGAAGTTTACTTTGGCAAGTTTCATCCGGTCGACAGTTCGGAAACGGCGTTCAAAATCGCCGGATCGAAGGTGTTGCGAGATGTCTTCAAGCTGGCGCATCCGGTCTTGCTCGAGCCGATGGCGGACCTGGAGATTACCGTTCCCGAATCGAACATGGGAGACGTGTACAGCGACCTATCAACCCGCCGCGGTCAGGTGATGGGCGCCCAAAACGCAAGCCCTGGCTATCAAACGGTTAGCGCGGTCGCGCCGCTGTCGGAGGTGATGTCGTACGCGCGCACGCTTTCGAGCATGACCGGCGGGCAAGGATCGTACAACATGCGATTTAGCCATTACGACGCCGCTCCGCCCAACCTGCAAGAGACGATCCTGCGGCAGTCGGGCCAAGTCGAAGAAGACGATTCGTAG
- a CDS encoding serine O-acetyltransferase, translating to MASDAKLKEDLPSLTDRIVATYKQIGTINHLGHCPLPNYEIIISALEDLKEIIYPGYRRREGLHMGNITYHVGDIIDGLHDKLTTQIARALQHDERLKRERGECDPDEKTDYEAKGQAMAIEFLNRLPKLRDQLSTDVQAAYDGDPACRSLDEVIFCYPGLEAVSVFRIAHELYTLGVPFIPRMMTEWAHKQTGIDIHPGATIGNYFFIDHGTGVVIGQTCEIGEHVKLYQGVTLGALSFDTDSDGNLVRGMKRHPTIEDHVVIYANATVLGGRTTVGHNSVIASSVWLTRSVDPHTTVLLEKPRLRLRSETPPEEISEEVNFQI from the coding sequence ATGGCTTCCGACGCTAAACTGAAAGAAGACCTTCCTTCACTGACCGACCGTATCGTTGCGACTTACAAGCAGATCGGTACGATCAACCATCTTGGTCATTGCCCGTTGCCGAACTACGAGATCATCATCTCGGCGCTGGAAGACCTGAAGGAAATCATCTACCCCGGCTATCGTCGTCGCGAAGGCCTGCACATGGGGAACATCACCTATCATGTGGGCGATATCATCGACGGTCTGCATGACAAGTTGACGACGCAAATTGCTCGCGCCTTACAGCATGACGAACGTCTGAAACGCGAGCGGGGCGAATGCGACCCCGACGAGAAGACCGACTACGAAGCGAAAGGTCAGGCGATGGCGATTGAGTTTCTCAATCGTCTGCCGAAGCTGCGCGATCAACTCTCGACCGACGTGCAGGCCGCCTACGACGGCGACCCCGCTTGCCGCAGTTTAGACGAAGTGATCTTCTGCTATCCCGGCCTCGAAGCGGTTTCGGTCTTTCGCATCGCGCATGAGCTTTACACCCTGGGCGTGCCGTTCATTCCCCGCATGATGACCGAGTGGGCCCACAAGCAAACCGGCATCGACATCCACCCAGGCGCGACGATCGGCAATTACTTCTTTATCGATCACGGCACCGGCGTCGTGATTGGGCAGACCTGCGAGATCGGCGAGCATGTCAAACTGTATCAAGGAGTGACCCTCGGCGCGTTATCGTTTGATACGGACTCGGACGGCAACCTGGTCCGCGGCATGAAGCGGCATCCCACGATCGAAGATCATGTGGTGATCTACGCTAACGCCACGGTCCTGGGAGGTCGAACGACCGTCGGTCACAACTCGGTCATCGCATCCAGCGTCTGGCTGACTCGCAGCGTCGATCCGCACACGACCGTGTTGCTAGAAAAACCGCGACTCCGCCTGCGCAGCGAAACGCCGCCGGAAGAAATCTCGGAAGAAGTCAACTTCCAAATCTAA
- the aroE gene encoding shikimate dehydrogenase produces MICVSIGRGRHKHIIAEHRHLVDLGVKLVELRLDYINGTIKLKRLLNDRPGPVLITCRREQDGGRWAGMEAERQMVLRTAIVDGADYVDIEEDIAANIPRYGSTKRIISYHNFRETPADIEEIHERMCKLDPDIVKLATMANSPHDNIRMLKLAQRNDVPTIALCMGDMGTPTRILGAKYGVPITYSTYSNERTLAPGQIGYQQMREVYGYDQINAETEIFGVIADPIGHSLSPQLHNACFREQGANRCYLPFRVPREHLASFIQEDCPALEIKGLSVTIPHKETIVRMIKKPNAAVQGIGAANTVLFNEGGPSGFNSDCDAALASLATALPQDVANPYENKTALVLGSGGVAKAIAWGLKNRGVDVIIASRTDENADDLAKGLGCRMVSWEDRGLERVDILINGTPVGMHPNVNESPIDKVRLRAGMVVFDTVYNPEQTLLIKEARQRDCKVVTGVDMFVRQAALQYQLFTGVEPSRDLMRDTLKKITGAVKAS; encoded by the coding sequence ATGATCTGCGTCAGCATCGGCCGCGGCCGACATAAACATATCATCGCCGAGCATCGACATCTGGTGGATCTGGGCGTCAAGCTGGTCGAGCTGCGCCTCGACTACATCAACGGCACCATCAAGCTGAAGCGTCTGTTGAACGATCGGCCAGGTCCGGTGCTGATCACCTGTCGGCGTGAGCAAGACGGCGGTCGCTGGGCCGGGATGGAAGCGGAACGCCAGATGGTGCTGCGTACGGCGATCGTGGACGGGGCCGACTATGTCGACATCGAAGAAGACATCGCCGCCAACATTCCGCGCTACGGTTCGACCAAACGAATCATCAGCTATCACAACTTTCGAGAGACGCCGGCCGACATCGAAGAAATTCATGAGCGGATGTGCAAGCTCGATCCCGATATTGTCAAGCTCGCGACGATGGCCAACTCGCCGCACGACAACATTCGGATGCTCAAACTGGCGCAGCGGAATGACGTTCCGACCATCGCGCTCTGCATGGGAGACATGGGAACGCCGACGCGCATCCTGGGCGCCAAGTACGGCGTACCGATCACCTACTCGACTTACTCGAACGAGCGAACGCTCGCGCCGGGGCAGATCGGCTATCAGCAGATGCGCGAGGTTTACGGCTACGACCAGATCAACGCCGAGACCGAAATCTTTGGCGTGATCGCTGATCCGATCGGGCATAGTTTGAGCCCGCAGTTGCACAACGCCTGCTTCCGCGAGCAAGGCGCGAATCGTTGTTACCTGCCGTTCCGCGTGCCCAGAGAGCACCTGGCTTCGTTCATCCAAGAGGATTGTCCGGCGCTGGAGATCAAAGGTTTGAGCGTGACGATCCCGCACAAAGAAACGATCGTGCGGATGATCAAAAAACCGAACGCCGCCGTTCAAGGAATCGGCGCCGCGAACACGGTGTTGTTCAATGAAGGAGGCCCGTCCGGTTTCAACTCCGACTGCGACGCGGCGCTGGCCAGTTTGGCGACGGCGCTTCCGCAAGATGTCGCTAACCCTTATGAAAATAAAACGGCGTTGGTGCTGGGCTCTGGTGGAGTCGCCAAAGCGATCGCCTGGGGATTGAAGAATCGGGGCGTCGACGTGATCATCGCCAGCCGCACCGACGAAAACGCCGACGATCTGGCCAAAGGTTTGGGATGTCGCATGGTCTCGTGGGAAGATCGCGGCCTGGAGCGGGTTGACATCTTGATCAACGGCACGCCGGTCGGCATGCATCCGAACGTCAACGAATCGCCGATCGACAAAGTTCGTCTGCGCGCCGGTATGGTCGTGTTCGACACCGTCTACAATCCTGAACAAACGTTGTTGATCAAAGAAGCGCGACAGCGCGACTGCAAGGTGGTGACCGGCGTCGACATGTTCGTGCGTCAGGCGGCGCTGCAGTACCAGCTGTTCACCGGCGTTGAGCCGTCGCGCGATCTGATGCGTGACACGCTGAAGAAAATCACCGGCGCCGTGAAAGCGAGTTAG
- the mutL gene encoding DNA mismatch repair endonuclease MutL, with protein sequence MPTIRQLPTSVVNKIAAGEVIERPASVVKELMENSVDAGATRVDVTIEHGGSELVRIADNGCGIAEDQLQLSVASHATSKILDADDLFHVGTLGFRGEALASIAEVSQFRLRSRIPDSDAAAEMYINGGQLVEVTPCGAAVGTTIEVRNLFFNTPVRKKFLRTTQTEFGHLSEAFTRIALAFPHVHFTLKHGARQIYDLPPSDNWRERLAAFFGDEIATHLIPIDNADDTIRLSGYVADPKFNRGNNKMQFLFLNGRHIRDRALQHALSEAYRGLLLTGRYPIAFLRLQMPPEMVDVNVHPTKLEVRFQDSGRIYSQLLGTLRTKFLSTDLTATYKPVDSNERSDDERHGASSGGGNINGHDVETAARMREELVAWAKGQLPADDEELRERRSVQETLDLDFRSQRHPPLELSRFDRDALAASPARNNGHPGESARLDAPHETPPQPTPGRALQLHRRYLVTETPEGMVVIDQHALHERILYEEFREKALAGRLETQNLLAPETMQLSPSEFSAVMQAQEPLAQLGFQVASFGGDTILISSYPAILDRRKPSETLREMIDHLVGDGKRPDRRDLLDELLHMMSCKAAVKAGDRLSAEEIDALLELRHLCQDAHHCPHGRPTSLVFTKEELDRRFERI encoded by the coding sequence ATGCCAACCATACGCCAACTGCCGACCAGCGTGGTCAACAAGATCGCTGCTGGCGAAGTGATCGAACGTCCGGCGAGCGTTGTTAAAGAATTGATGGAAAACTCGGTCGACGCCGGCGCGACGCGCGTCGACGTAACGATCGAGCATGGCGGCTCCGAATTGGTGCGCATCGCCGACAACGGTTGCGGCATCGCCGAAGATCAGTTGCAACTGTCGGTCGCTTCCCACGCGACCAGCAAGATTTTGGACGCCGACGATCTGTTTCATGTCGGGACGCTCGGGTTCCGCGGAGAAGCGCTTGCTTCGATCGCCGAGGTGAGCCAGTTTCGGTTGCGCAGCCGGATTCCAGACTCGGATGCGGCGGCCGAAATGTACATCAACGGCGGCCAACTGGTCGAAGTCACCCCGTGCGGCGCGGCGGTCGGCACGACGATTGAAGTTCGTAATCTCTTCTTCAATACGCCGGTGCGGAAGAAGTTCTTGCGAACGACGCAGACCGAGTTCGGTCATTTGAGCGAAGCGTTTACCCGCATCGCGTTGGCGTTTCCGCATGTCCATTTTACGCTGAAACATGGCGCTCGGCAGATCTACGATTTGCCCCCTAGCGACAATTGGCGCGAGCGGTTGGCGGCGTTCTTTGGCGATGAAATCGCAACCCATTTGATTCCGATCGATAATGCGGACGACACGATTCGGCTGTCCGGCTACGTCGCCGATCCAAAATTCAATCGCGGCAACAACAAGATGCAGTTCTTGTTTTTGAACGGCCGACACATTCGTGATCGCGCGTTGCAGCACGCGTTGTCCGAAGCTTATCGCGGCTTGCTGCTCACGGGGCGCTATCCGATTGCGTTCCTGCGCTTGCAGATGCCGCCAGAGATGGTGGACGTCAACGTCCATCCCACCAAGCTGGAAGTTCGTTTTCAAGATAGCGGCCGTATTTATAGTCAGTTGCTGGGAACTCTGCGGACCAAGTTTCTCTCGACCGATTTGACCGCGACTTACAAGCCGGTCGACAGTAATGAGCGAAGCGACGATGAACGTCATGGAGCATCCAGCGGCGGCGGCAATATCAACGGACACGATGTCGAGACCGCGGCCCGCATGCGCGAAGAATTGGTCGCGTGGGCCAAAGGGCAATTGCCGGCGGACGACGAAGAACTGCGTGAGCGTCGGAGCGTACAGGAGACGCTCGATCTCGATTTTCGTTCACAGCGTCACCCGCCACTAGAGTTGAGTCGGTTTGATCGGGACGCACTGGCCGCTTCGCCGGCGCGTAACAATGGGCATCCAGGCGAATCGGCTCGATTGGACGCTCCTCACGAAACGCCGCCGCAACCGACGCCGGGTCGCGCGTTACAATTGCATCGCCGCTATCTGGTGACCGAGACGCCTGAGGGGATGGTGGTGATCGATCAGCATGCGTTGCACGAACGAATCTTGTACGAAGAATTTCGGGAGAAAGCGCTGGCAGGTCGCTTGGAAACGCAAAACCTGCTCGCTCCCGAGACGATGCAACTGTCGCCGTCCGAGTTTTCGGCGGTGATGCAAGCTCAAGAGCCGCTGGCTCAGCTTGGGTTTCAGGTTGCTTCGTTTGGGGGGGATACGATTCTGATCAGCAGCTATCCGGCGATACTCGACCGTCGCAAACCAAGTGAGACGTTGCGCGAGATGATCGATCACCTGGTTGGTGACGGAAAACGACCTGATCGGCGTGATTTGCTGGATGAACTGCTGCATATGATGTCCTGTAAAGCGGCGGTGAAGGCCGGAGATCGCCTTTCCGCCGAAGAAATCGACGCTTTATTGGAACTGCGGCACCTGTGCCAAGACGCTCATCATTGCCCGCACGGGCGCCCCACTTCGCTGGTTTTTACGAAAGAAGAGCTTGATCGGCGCTTTGAGAGGATTTGA
- the hisA gene encoding 1-(5-phosphoribosyl)-5-[(5-phosphoribosylamino)methylideneamino]imidazole-4-carboxamide isomerase, with the protein MQIWPAIDLRGGKCVRLQQGDYNRETVFGEDPAEMAQRWSDQGAECLHLVDLDGAKEGQVSNRTAIAEILKAVQIPCELGGGIRDEETIQTLLDLGMARLVIGSKAVSQPEWFEEMCLRYPGKLALGIDARNGLAATDGWLETSNMSAIALAQKYEHLPIAAVIYTDIATDGMMAGPNVAAMAEMKASIRFPVIASGGVTTVDDVAQLATAGLDGAIVGRTLYEGKMTVSAAVDAARAALL; encoded by the coding sequence ATGCAGATTTGGCCCGCCATTGATCTTCGCGGCGGAAAATGCGTTCGCCTACAACAAGGCGACTACAACCGAGAAACGGTGTTTGGCGAAGACCCAGCCGAGATGGCCCAACGTTGGTCCGATCAAGGGGCCGAATGTCTCCATCTGGTCGATCTCGACGGCGCCAAAGAAGGCCAGGTCAGCAATCGCACGGCGATCGCCGAAATCTTAAAAGCGGTCCAAATTCCGTGCGAGCTGGGAGGGGGAATCCGCGACGAAGAAACGATCCAAACGTTGCTCGATCTGGGCATGGCCCGCTTGGTGATCGGCAGCAAAGCGGTCAGTCAGCCTGAGTGGTTTGAAGAGATGTGTCTGCGTTATCCTGGTAAATTGGCGCTCGGGATTGATGCGCGCAACGGTCTGGCGGCGACCGATGGTTGGCTCGAAACGAGCAACATGTCCGCGATCGCACTGGCCCAAAAATACGAACACCTGCCGATTGCGGCAGTCATTTATACCGACATCGCGACCGACGGCATGATGGCCGGTCCGAACGTCGCGGCGATGGCCGAAATGAAAGCGTCGATTCGCTTTCCGGTGATCGCCTCTGGCGGCGTGACCACGGTAGACGATGTCGCCCAATTGGCGACCGCCGGCTTGGATGGCGCGATCGTTGGACGAACGCTTTACGAAGGAAAAATGACTGTCTCAGCTGCGGTAGATGCAGCTCGAGCAGCCCTTTTATAG
- the hisH gene encoding imidazole glycerol phosphate synthase subunit HisH has product MITIIDYQMGNLRSVQKAIEKVGHQAVISSDAHEIAQADHLILPGVGAFEDAIAEIRRRDLVGPIQDHLAAGKPLLGICLGLQMLFDVGYEGGEHEGLGIVPGKVVRFQVPRELKVPHMGWNQVTFRHKPPIFAGIEEQTHFYFVHSYYVVPTDEAVVAIEATYDKPFCAAIWRDNLVATQFHPEKSQASGLQVLKNFAEWNPSA; this is encoded by the coding sequence ATGATCACGATTATTGACTACCAGATGGGCAACCTGCGAAGCGTGCAGAAAGCAATCGAAAAGGTAGGTCACCAGGCGGTCATCAGCAGCGACGCCCACGAAATCGCGCAGGCCGATCATCTGATTCTGCCGGGCGTCGGCGCGTTTGAAGATGCGATCGCCGAGATCCGCCGCCGCGATTTGGTCGGTCCCATCCAGGATCACCTTGCCGCAGGCAAGCCGCTGCTGGGGATCTGTCTTGGGCTGCAAATGCTGTTTGACGTCGGTTACGAAGGGGGCGAGCACGAAGGACTCGGAATCGTGCCGGGCAAAGTGGTGCGGTTTCAAGTTCCACGCGAGCTAAAGGTCCCCCATATGGGCTGGAACCAGGTGACGTTTCGCCACAAGCCGCCGATCTTTGCCGGGATCGAAGAACAGACCCACTTCTATTTTGTCCACTCGTACTATGTCGTCCCGACCGACGAAGCGGTTGTCGCGATCGAAGCGACCTATGACAAACCGTTTTGTGCGGCGATCTGGCGCGACAATCTGGTCGCAACCCAGTTCCATCCCGAGAAGAGCCAGGCCAGCGGATTGCAGGTCTTGAAGAACTTCGCCGAGTGGAATCCGTCGGCCTAA
- a CDS encoding flagellar motor protein MotB, whose protein sequence is MFRFVASLLLIAFAAGCTGDAALRQQALTAQQQQQAQIAEFQRRASGLDANNQDLHAQIAQSQQQSKILQDEVGLLKKQLRDAGEQLTQAQQQIASAKQENTTLLASTRQRGGAMITPNNSLQQSVSQIQISGAQVRVDGDLIRIEIPADQIFMTGTNTLHQNAYATLDQVANAIRQQFPRNLIGVEGHTDNQAASPPFASQHQLSASMAQATFDQLVARGQVPPNRMFVVGHGGNHPVVSNATPAGQARNRRIDIVIYPEDVGS, encoded by the coding sequence ATGTTCCGCTTTGTCGCCTCCCTACTGTTGATCGCCTTCGCCGCCGGATGTACCGGTGACGCCGCGCTACGTCAGCAGGCATTGACCGCTCAGCAGCAACAGCAAGCCCAAATCGCCGAGTTTCAACGGCGAGCCTCAGGCTTGGACGCAAATAATCAAGATCTGCACGCGCAAATCGCGCAGTCGCAGCAGCAATCCAAGATCTTGCAAGACGAAGTCGGTCTGCTGAAAAAACAGCTGCGTGACGCCGGCGAACAACTGACGCAAGCCCAACAGCAAATCGCGTCGGCCAAGCAAGAGAACACCACGCTGTTGGCGTCGACTCGGCAACGGGGCGGCGCGATGATCACGCCGAACAACAGTCTGCAGCAAAGCGTTTCGCAAATTCAAATCTCGGGCGCCCAAGTCCGTGTCGACGGCGACCTGATTCGCATCGAGATTCCGGCCGATCAGATCTTTATGACCGGCACCAATACGCTGCATCAAAACGCCTATGCGACGCTCGACCAGGTAGCCAACGCGATTCGTCAACAGTTCCCCCGCAATTTAATCGGGGTCGAAGGACATACCGACAATCAGGCGGCGTCGCCGCCGTTCGCGTCGCAGCATCAGCTCTCGGCCAGCATGGCCCAAGCGACTTTTGACCAACTGGTAGCTCGCGGGCAAGTTCCGCCCAATCGAATGTTTGTGGTAGGGCACGGCGGCAATCATCCGGTCGTTTCCAACGCGACGCCTGCCGGTCAGGCCCGCAATCGCCGGATCGACATTGTGATCTATCCCGAAGACGTCGGCTCTTAA
- a CDS encoding prepilin peptidase produces the protein MNAWLALPIELRMLLLLLTGAIAGGQINRAIYRLRSRPASIDPWTPKLDQAPARSWFDRIPIFGWLSLSREVPLHGGYYWIRPLMIELFFALFTPYYYWIVVSGELVPEIIMTPAANMQPALHATFVSHITLICFMAVATFIDFDERLIPDEITIPGFLLGLIFAVALPMSLLTVPDPPISYVPVTFDGTINAAFLRLTTGAEEWPAYLNGPAGLAIALLLYFGWWFAISPKILCWRKGWKRGCDFFVGSMRRYALTPFNLGLLAIGLIGITAVWSIAARENSWQSLLSALVGMAFAGALVWLVRIFAGAALGREAMGFGDVTLMFMIGAYVGWQPAIAIFFLAPMIACLFAVIRWLTTGDVALAFGPYLCFGTLFLFLYWPSFWQQYSPMLVLGWILPAIFLALPVAVGMILWPWQIFKERVLFRDS, from the coding sequence GTGAACGCTTGGCTCGCACTACCGATCGAACTGCGGATGTTGCTCCTGTTGCTGACCGGCGCGATTGCCGGCGGCCAGATCAATCGAGCGATCTATCGCTTGCGATCCAGACCCGCGAGCATCGATCCCTGGACGCCCAAATTGGACCAGGCGCCGGCGCGGTCGTGGTTCGATCGAATCCCGATCTTCGGCTGGCTGTCGCTTAGTCGCGAAGTTCCGCTGCATGGCGGCTACTACTGGATTCGCCCCCTCATGATCGAACTCTTTTTCGCGCTCTTCACGCCTTACTACTACTGGATCGTGGTTAGCGGCGAGCTGGTTCCAGAGATCATCATGACCCCGGCGGCCAACATGCAACCAGCGCTGCATGCGACATTCGTGAGTCACATAACGCTGATCTGTTTTATGGCGGTCGCTACGTTTATCGACTTTGACGAACGATTGATCCCTGACGAGATCACGATCCCCGGCTTTCTATTGGGACTGATCTTCGCTGTGGCGCTGCCGATGTCGCTGCTGACCGTTCCCGATCCTCCTATTTCTTACGTACCGGTCACTTTTGACGGCACGATTAACGCGGCGTTTCTGCGGCTGACGACCGGCGCCGAAGAGTGGCCTGCCTATTTGAATGGCCCCGCCGGTTTGGCGATCGCGCTGTTGCTCTATTTCGGCTGGTGGTTTGCGATTAGCCCCAAGATCCTCTGTTGGCGCAAAGGGTGGAAACGAGGCTGCGACTTTTTTGTCGGCAGCATGCGTCGCTATGCGTTGACTCCGTTCAATTTGGGACTGTTGGCGATTGGACTGATCGGGATCACCGCCGTCTGGTCGATCGCCGCCAGGGAAAACTCTTGGCAAAGCTTGCTCTCGGCGCTGGTCGGGATGGCGTTTGCCGGAGCGTTGGTCTGGCTGGTGCGGATCTTCGCAGGCGCCGCGCTCGGACGCGAAGCGATGGGGTTTGGCGACGTCACCTTGATGTTCATGATCGGCGCCTACGTCGGTTGGCAGCCGGCGATCGCGATCTTCTTTCTGGCGCCGATGATCGCTTGTCTGTTTGCGGTCATTCGCTGGCTGACGACCGGCGATGTCGCGCTGGCGTTTGGACCCTATCTTTGCTTCGGGACGTTATTCCTCTTTTTGTACTGGCCCAGCTTTTGGCAACAATACTCGCCGATGTTGGTGCTGGGATGGATTTTGCCGGCGATTTTTCTCGCACTGCCGGTCGCTGTCGGAATGATCCTCTGGCCCTGGCAAATCTTCAAAGAACGCGTGCTGTTTCGGGATTCGTAA